The following proteins come from a genomic window of Phnomibacter ginsenosidimutans:
- a CDS encoding metal-dependent transcriptional regulator, with the protein MYTVAEENYIKSIYHLQRHQKSVHTNDLAAELQTRPASATDMIKKLEAKGLLKYEKYYGCSLTRTGKKLALGIIRRHRLWEFFLSEKLGFGWEEVHAVAEQLEHVQSDLLTDKLDAFLGFPRFDPHGDPIPDPSGYMAAREQTALSNWAEQLPAEVCGVGSQDESFLEMLSLKKLEMGSRLTVLRHFNFDKTVELQLATGASFTISEMLAKNIFVKPIEA; encoded by the coding sequence ATGTACACAGTTGCCGAGGAAAATTACATTAAAAGCATATACCACTTGCAACGCCACCAGAAAAGTGTGCACACTAATGATTTGGCGGCAGAGCTGCAAACACGTCCGGCATCGGCTACCGATATGATTAAAAAACTGGAAGCTAAAGGACTGTTGAAGTATGAAAAGTACTATGGCTGTTCGCTTACCCGTACGGGCAAAAAGCTGGCCTTGGGCATTATCAGGCGGCACCGGTTATGGGAGTTTTTCTTGTCTGAAAAGCTAGGGTTTGGCTGGGAAGAGGTACATGCAGTAGCGGAACAGTTGGAGCATGTGCAAAGTGATTTACTTACCGATAAGCTTGATGCATTTTTAGGCTTTCCACGTTTCGATCCTCATGGCGATCCCATTCCGGATCCTTCGGGTTATATGGCGGCCCGAGAGCAAACAGCCCTCAGCAACTGGGCCGAGCAACTGCCGGCAGAAGTATGTGGTGTGGGTAGTCAGGATGAATCATTTCTGGAAATGCTCAGCCTCAAAAAACTGGAAATGGGGAGCCGCCTTACCGTGCTGCGCCATTTCAATTTTGATAAAACGGTGGAGCTGCAGTTGGCTACCGGTGCCAGCTTCACCATTAGCGAAATGCTGGCCAAAAACATTTTTGTAAAACCGATTGAAGCTTAG